The proteins below are encoded in one region of Pseudomonas entomophila L48:
- a CDS encoding rubredoxin — MKKWQCIVCGLIYDEAEGWPDDGIAPGTRWEDVPEDWLCPDCGVGKSDFEMIAIG, encoded by the coding sequence ATGAAAAAATGGCAATGCATTGTCTGTGGCCTGATCTATGACGAGGCCGAAGGCTGGCCGGACGACGGCATCGCCCCGGGCACCCGCTGGGAAGATGTGCCGGAAGACTGGCTGTGCCCCGACTGTGGCGTAGGCAAGAGCGACTTCGAAATGATCGCCATCGGCTGA
- a CDS encoding HU family DNA-binding protein — translation MRKPELAAVIAEKADLTKEKANIVLNAILDSITGALDKDTVTLVGFGTFEKRHRGARTGKNPQTGQPVKIKASNTVAFKPGKNLRDSVNAPAKPAKKK, via the coding sequence ATGCGTAAACCAGAACTCGCCGCCGTCATCGCCGAAAAGGCCGATCTGACCAAGGAAAAGGCCAATATTGTCCTGAACGCGATTCTCGATAGCATCACCGGCGCGCTCGACAAGGACACCGTCACCCTGGTCGGTTTCGGCACCTTCGAAAAACGCCACCGTGGCGCCCGCACCGGCAAGAACCCTCAGACCGGTCAGCCGGTCAAGATCAAGGCCAGCAACACCGTTGCCTTCAAGCCGGGCAAGAACCTGCGCGACAGCGTCAACGCCCCGGCCAAGCCCGCCAAGAAAAAGTGA
- a CDS encoding peptidoglycan DD-metalloendopeptidase family protein: MPARLLLFCALLWASAPSLAMTIYKTTDNFGVVSYSDRPSPGAKPFVFREPIVERLDRQVRLQAEPFPGGVRFIARNELYVPLEVELRVDKLANAFGGNAPRVVRRVIGPRSSKVLSVVLAAPGGPLKYSSTFNYAMGDPIQRSEGYRYPFPWKGGPFRLTQGPNGRFSHFGPKGRYAMDIAMPEGTPIIAARGGVVVKVENSQSGRGTNPSGNFVRILHPDGTMGVYLHLMRGSVVVAEGQRVGVGQALAKSGNTGNSTGPHLHFVVQRNVGLALESIPFQFDRPIGGLPNFTAGNP; encoded by the coding sequence ATGCCCGCCCGCCTGCTGCTGTTCTGTGCCTTGCTCTGGGCCTCGGCGCCGAGCTTGGCCATGACCATCTACAAGACCACCGACAACTTCGGTGTGGTCTCTTATTCCGACCGACCAAGCCCGGGGGCCAAACCGTTCGTCTTCCGCGAGCCGATCGTCGAGCGCCTGGACCGCCAGGTGCGCCTGCAGGCCGAGCCTTTCCCCGGTGGTGTGCGTTTCATCGCGCGCAACGAACTGTACGTGCCGCTGGAGGTGGAACTGCGCGTGGACAAGCTGGCCAACGCCTTCGGCGGTAATGCCCCGCGCGTCGTGCGGCGCGTGATCGGGCCGCGCTCGAGCAAGGTGCTCAGCGTAGTGCTGGCCGCTCCGGGCGGGCCGTTGAAGTATTCGAGCACGTTCAACTACGCCATGGGCGACCCGATCCAGCGCTCCGAGGGCTATCGCTATCCGTTCCCGTGGAAGGGCGGGCCGTTCCGCCTGACCCAGGGGCCCAACGGTCGCTTCAGCCATTTCGGGCCCAAGGGCCGTTACGCCATGGACATCGCCATGCCCGAGGGCACGCCGATCATCGCGGCGCGCGGCGGCGTGGTGGTGAAGGTCGAAAACAGCCAGAGCGGACGGGGCACCAACCCGTCGGGCAACTTCGTGCGCATCCTCCACCCGGACGGCACCATGGGCGTGTACCTGCACCTGATGCGTGGCTCGGTGGTGGTGGCGGAGGGGCAGCGGGTGGGGGTGGGGCAGGCGCTGGCGAAGTCGGGCAACACCGGCAACAGCACCGGGCCGCACCTGCATTTCGTGGTGCAGCGCAACGTGGGGTTGGCGTTGGAGTCGATTCCGTTCCAGTTCGACCGGCCGATTGGCGGGTTGCCGAATTTCACGGCGGGGAATCCTTGA
- the ubiA gene encoding 4-hydroxybenzoate octaprenyltransferase: MYLQLLKSLNRLHPRAWDFVQLSRMDRPIGIYLLLWPTLVAVWIAGNGSPSLKNVLIFALGVVLMRAAGCCINDFADRKVDGHVKRTADRPLASGRVKPREAVMLFALLVGVSFLLVLCTNATTVWLSFGAVALAFCYPFMKRYTYYPQVVLGAAYSWGIPMAFTAAGGELPASAWLLYIANLLWTVGYDTYYAMVDRDDDLKIGVKSTAILFGEADRVIILTLQLLSLGCLLLAGNRFDLGGWYHLGLLAAAACFAWEFWSTRKLDRESCFKAFLHNHWAGMLIFIGVVLDYALR; the protein is encoded by the coding sequence ATGTACCTGCAACTGCTCAAGTCGCTCAACCGCCTGCATCCTCGGGCTTGGGACTTCGTCCAGCTGAGCCGCATGGACCGGCCGATCGGCATCTACCTGCTGCTGTGGCCGACGCTGGTGGCGGTGTGGATCGCCGGCAACGGTTCGCCCAGCCTGAAGAACGTGCTGATCTTTGCCCTGGGCGTGGTGCTGATGCGCGCCGCCGGCTGCTGCATCAACGACTTCGCCGACCGCAAGGTGGACGGCCACGTCAAGCGCACCGCCGACCGACCGCTGGCCAGTGGCCGGGTCAAGCCACGCGAGGCCGTGATGCTGTTCGCCCTGTTGGTGGGGGTGAGCTTCCTGCTGGTGCTGTGCACCAACGCCACGACCGTGTGGCTGTCGTTCGGCGCCGTGGCCCTGGCATTCTGCTACCCGTTCATGAAGCGCTACACCTACTACCCGCAGGTGGTGCTGGGCGCGGCCTATTCCTGGGGCATCCCCATGGCCTTCACCGCCGCGGGCGGCGAGCTGCCGGCCAGCGCCTGGCTGCTGTACATCGCCAATCTGCTGTGGACGGTGGGCTATGACACCTACTACGCCATGGTCGACCGCGACGATGACCTGAAGATCGGGGTGAAGTCCACGGCAATCCTGTTTGGTGAAGCCGACCGGGTGATCATCCTGACCTTGCAGCTGCTGTCGCTGGGCTGCCTGCTGCTGGCGGGCAATCGCTTCGACCTGGGCGGCTGGTACCACTTGGGGTTGTTGGCGGCAGCTGCGTGTTTTGCCTGGGAATTCTGGTCGACGCGCAAGCTGGACCGCGAATCGTGCTTCAAGGCGTTCCTGCACAACCATTGGGCGGGGATGCTGATCTTCATCGGGGTGGTACTGGATTACGCCTTGCGGTGA
- the pstB gene encoding phosphate ABC transporter ATP-binding protein PstB: MQHESHAHGIDMSALGRDKQSLRLAEETVAIEVPGLSLFYGDKQALFDVSMNIPKQRVTAFIGPSGCGKSTLLRTFNRMNDLVDGCRVEGAINLYGNNIYRKGEDVAELRRRVGMVFQKPNPFPKTIYENVVYGLRIQGINKKRVLDEAVEWALKGAALWDEVKDRLHDSALGLSGGQQQRLVIARTIAVEPEVLLLDEPCSALDPISTLKVEELIYELKSKYTIVIVTHNMQQAARVSDYTAFMYMGKLVEFGDTDTLFTNPAKKQTEDYITGRYG; this comes from the coding sequence ATGCAGCATGAATCCCACGCCCACGGCATCGACATGTCGGCCCTGGGCCGCGACAAGCAGAGCCTGCGCCTGGCCGAAGAGACCGTGGCCATCGAAGTACCCGGGCTGTCCCTGTTCTACGGCGACAAGCAAGCGCTGTTCGACGTCAGCATGAACATCCCCAAGCAGCGCGTGACCGCCTTCATCGGCCCGTCCGGCTGCGGCAAGTCCACCCTGCTGCGCACCTTCAACCGCATGAACGACCTGGTCGATGGCTGCCGCGTCGAAGGCGCCATCAACCTGTACGGCAACAACATCTACCGCAAGGGCGAGGACGTGGCCGAGCTGCGCCGCCGCGTGGGCATGGTGTTCCAGAAGCCCAACCCGTTCCCCAAGACCATTTACGAGAACGTGGTCTACGGCCTGCGCATCCAGGGCATCAACAAGAAGCGCGTGCTCGACGAAGCCGTCGAGTGGGCGCTGAAGGGCGCGGCGCTGTGGGACGAGGTGAAAGACCGCCTGCACGACTCGGCGCTGGGCCTGTCCGGTGGCCAGCAGCAGCGTCTGGTAATTGCCCGCACCATCGCCGTGGAGCCGGAAGTGCTGCTGCTCGACGAACCGTGCTCGGCACTGGACCCGATCTCGACGCTGAAGGTCGAGGAACTGATCTACGAATTGAAATCCAAGTACACCATCGTCATCGTGACCCACAACATGCAGCAGGCGGCCCGGGTTTCGGACTACACCGCCTTCATGTACATGGGCAAACTGGTCGAATTCGGTGACACCGACACCCTGTTCACCAACCCGGCAAAGAAGCAGACCGAAGACTACATTACCGGTCGCTACGGCTAA
- the phoB gene encoding phosphate regulon transcriptional regulator PhoB, which translates to MVGRNILIVDDEAPIREMIAVALEMAGYDCLEAENSQQAHAIIVDRKPDLILLDWMLPGTSGIELARRLKRDELTGDIPIIMLTAKGEEDNKIQGLEVGADDYITKPFSPRELVARLKAVLRRTGPSDSEAPIEVGGLLLDPISHRVTIDGRPAEMGPTEYRLLQFFMTHQERAYTRGQLLDQVWGGNVYVEERTVDVHIRRLRKALGEAYENLVQTVRGTGYRFSTKS; encoded by the coding sequence ATGGTTGGCAGAAACATTCTGATCGTCGACGACGAAGCGCCTATCCGCGAGATGATCGCCGTTGCATTGGAAATGGCCGGCTATGACTGCCTCGAGGCCGAGAACTCGCAACAGGCCCACGCGATCATCGTCGACCGCAAGCCGGACCTGATCCTGCTCGACTGGATGCTCCCGGGCACCTCGGGCATCGAGCTGGCCCGCCGCCTCAAGCGCGACGAGCTGACCGGCGACATCCCGATCATCATGCTCACCGCCAAGGGCGAAGAGGACAACAAGATCCAGGGCCTGGAAGTCGGCGCCGACGACTACATCACCAAGCCGTTCTCCCCTCGCGAGCTGGTGGCCCGGCTCAAGGCCGTGCTGCGCCGCACCGGCCCGAGCGACAGCGAGGCGCCGATCGAAGTTGGCGGCCTGCTGCTCGACCCGATCAGCCATCGCGTGACCATCGACGGTCGCCCGGCCGAGATGGGTCCCACCGAATACCGCCTGCTGCAGTTCTTCATGACCCACCAGGAGCGCGCCTACACCCGCGGCCAACTGCTCGACCAGGTCTGGGGCGGCAACGTCTACGTCGAGGAGCGCACCGTCGACGTGCACATCCGTCGCCTGCGCAAGGCGCTGGGTGAAGCCTACGAAAATCTGGTACAAACCGTCCGCGGCACCGGCTACCGCTTCTCGACCAAGAGCTGA
- the phoR gene encoding phosphate regulon sensor histidine kinase PhoR has translation MLLLITACLIGGLVSGYYGWSLAIGLAFYLGWTLKQLLRLHDWLRNHQPDEAPPDGYGLWGEVFDSIYHLQRRDQRVRGRLQAVIDRVQESTAALRDAVIMLDSDGNLEWWNRAAETLLGFKTPQDGGQPVTNLVRHPRFKEYFESENYAEPLEIPSPINDRLRVQLHLTRYGNNEHLMLVRDVTRIHQLEQMRKDFVANVSHELRTPLTVITGYLETLLDNVEDVNPRWSRALQQMSAQGSRMQTLLNDLLLLAKLEATDYPSDNQPVLVDTLLSAIKNDAQALSGPRNQRITLEAAPGIRLKGSESELRSAFSNLVFNAVKYTQDEGNIRIRWWADEQGAHLSVQDSGVGIEAKHLPRLTERFYRVDSSRASNTGGTGLGLAIVKHVLMRHRGRLEISSVPGHGSTFTCHFAPAQLAVSKG, from the coding sequence ATGCTCCTGCTGATCACCGCCTGCCTGATCGGCGGGCTGGTCAGCGGCTACTACGGCTGGAGCCTGGCCATCGGCCTGGCGTTCTACCTGGGCTGGACACTCAAGCAATTGCTGCGCCTGCACGACTGGCTGCGCAACCACCAGCCCGACGAAGCCCCGCCTGACGGCTACGGCTTGTGGGGCGAGGTGTTCGACAGCATCTACCACCTGCAACGCCGCGACCAGCGCGTGCGTGGCCGCCTGCAGGCGGTGATCGACCGGGTCCAGGAGTCCACCGCGGCCCTGCGCGACGCGGTGATCATGCTCGACAGCGACGGCAACCTGGAATGGTGGAACCGCGCCGCCGAAACGCTGCTGGGCTTCAAGACCCCACAGGACGGCGGCCAACCGGTGACCAACCTGGTGCGCCACCCCCGGTTCAAGGAGTACTTCGAGTCGGAGAACTACGCCGAGCCGCTGGAGATCCCCTCCCCGATCAACGACCGCCTGCGGGTGCAGCTGCACCTGACCCGCTACGGCAACAACGAGCACCTGATGCTGGTGCGCGACGTCACCCGCATTCACCAGCTCGAGCAGATGCGCAAGGACTTCGTCGCCAACGTCTCCCACGAGCTGCGCACGCCGTTGACGGTGATCACCGGCTACCTGGAGACGCTGCTGGACAACGTCGAGGACGTGAACCCGCGCTGGAGCCGCGCCTTGCAGCAGATGAGCGCGCAAGGTTCGCGCATGCAGACTCTGCTCAACGACCTGCTGCTGCTGGCCAAGCTCGAAGCCACCGACTATCCGTCGGACAACCAGCCGGTGCTGGTCGACACCCTGCTCAGCGCCATCAAGAACGACGCCCAGGCCCTGTCCGGCCCCCGCAACCAGCGCATCACCCTTGAAGCCGCGCCCGGCATTCGCCTGAAGGGCAGCGAGTCGGAGCTGCGCAGCGCGTTTTCCAACCTGGTGTTCAACGCGGTCAAGTACACCCAGGACGAAGGCAACATCCGTATCCGCTGGTGGGCCGACGAACAGGGCGCGCACCTGTCGGTGCAGGACTCGGGGGTGGGCATCGAGGCCAAGCACCTGCCACGCCTGACCGAGCGCTTCTACCGGGTCGACTCCAGCCGCGCCTCCAACACTGGCGGCACCGGGCTGGGCCTGGCGATCGTCAAGCACGTGCTGATGCGCCATCGCGGGCGCCTGGAGATCAGCAGCGTGCCGGGGCATGGCAGCACCTTTACCTGTCACTTTGCGCCGGCACAATTGGCGGTGAGCAAAGGTTGA
- a CDS encoding response regulator, with the protein MSKVNVLVVDDAPFIRDLVRKCLRNAFPGVVIEDAVNGRKAMAMLSKERFDLVLCDWEMPEMSGLELLTWCRQQEEMKTMQFIMVTSRGDKENVIQAIQAGVSDFVGKPFTNEQLLTKVKKSLTKIGKLDALMSSAPARVNSAFANDSLSALTGGRPEAAKVAAPAAAPVAAAKPLINAPTPKTAAAAAQAGRGQGQLRLSSGTQPCVIKALSLKEALLVVRRSANLPQVLEGAVLDLEQGENAEVARLNGYLHAIAALEPKPESDWLQLTFKFVDQDAQKLDYLSRLIARGTTQKHFTPGA; encoded by the coding sequence ATGAGTAAAGTGAATGTGCTGGTCGTGGACGATGCCCCGTTCATCCGCGACCTGGTAAGGAAGTGCCTGCGTAACGCCTTCCCCGGCGTGGTAATCGAGGACGCGGTCAATGGTCGCAAGGCCATGGCAATGCTCAGCAAGGAACGTTTCGACCTGGTCCTGTGCGACTGGGAGATGCCCGAGATGTCGGGCCTCGAACTGCTGACCTGGTGCCGCCAGCAGGAAGAGATGAAGACCATGCAGTTCATCATGGTGACCAGCCGTGGTGACAAGGAGAACGTAATCCAGGCCATCCAGGCCGGCGTTTCCGATTTCGTCGGCAAACCGTTCACCAACGAGCAGCTGCTGACCAAGGTGAAGAAGTCGCTGACCAAGATCGGCAAGCTTGATGCCTTGATGTCCAGCGCGCCGGCGCGGGTCAACTCGGCGTTCGCCAACGACTCGCTCAGCGCCCTGACCGGCGGTCGCCCGGAAGCGGCCAAGGTGGCCGCGCCCGCCGCCGCGCCTGTGGCAGCAGCCAAGCCGCTGATCAACGCCCCAACGCCGAAGACAGCCGCCGCCGCGGCCCAGGCTGGCCGAGGCCAGGGCCAGCTGCGCCTGTCCAGCGGCACCCAGCCGTGCGTGATCAAGGCTTTGAGCCTGAAGGAAGCCCTGCTGGTGGTGCGCCGCAGCGCCAACCTGCCACAGGTGCTCGAAGGCGCAGTGCTGGACTTGGAGCAAGGCGAGAACGCCGAGGTGGCGCGCCTGAACGGCTATCTGCACGCCATCGCCGCGCTGGAGCCCAAGCCTGAGAGCGACTGGCTGCAGCTGACCTTCAAGTTCGTCGACCAGGATGCGCAGAAGCTCGACTACCTGTCGCGCCTGATTGCCCGCGGGACCACGCAGAAGCACTTCACCCCAGGCGCCTGA
- a CDS encoding chorismate--pyruvate lyase family protein: MPYETPQAAAVAWLPYSQLATTLDQPTLDWLFDEGSLTRRLTRLSHDHFSVTPLFEGWQPLRDDECAALGLAPGEEGWVREVYLRGHDQPWVFARSVAGRSVLERGGLDLETLGTRSLGELLFCDQAFIRHPLEACRYPQTWLPTKVAHEGLWGRRSRFERSGLDLLVAEVFLPALWQAAKEETR, encoded by the coding sequence GTGCCGTACGAAACCCCGCAAGCAGCCGCTGTCGCGTGGCTGCCGTATTCACAGCTGGCGACCACCCTCGACCAGCCGACGCTCGACTGGCTGTTCGACGAGGGCTCCCTCACCCGCCGCCTGACCCGCCTCTCCCACGACCACTTCAGCGTCACGCCCCTGTTCGAGGGCTGGCAACCGCTGCGCGACGACGAGTGCGCCGCCCTGGGCCTGGCGCCCGGCGAGGAAGGCTGGGTGCGTGAAGTCTACCTGCGTGGCCATGACCAGCCCTGGGTGTTCGCCCGCAGCGTGGCCGGGCGCAGCGTGCTGGAGCGCGGCGGCCTCGACCTGGAGACCCTGGGCACGCGTTCGCTGGGCGAGCTACTGTTCTGCGACCAGGCGTTCATCCGCCACCCCCTCGAGGCCTGCCGTTATCCACAAACCTGGTTGCCCACCAAAGTGGCCCATGAAGGGTTGTGGGGGCGGCGCTCGCGCTTCGAGCGCAGCGGCCTTGACCTGCTGGTGGCCGAGGTGTTCCTGCCAGCGCTCTGGCAAGCGGCCAAGGAGGAAACCCGCTGA
- the phoU gene encoding phosphate signaling complex protein PhoU codes for MINKESLTHHISQQFNAELEEVRSHLLAMGGLVEKQVNDAVTALIEADSGLAQQVREVDEQINQMERNIDEECVRILARRQPAASDLRLIISISKSVIDLERIGDESTKIARRAIQLCEEGESPRGYVEVRHIGDQVRNMVRDALDAFARFDADLALSVAQYDKTIDREYKTALRELVTYMMEDPRSISRVLSVIWALRSLERIGDHARNISELVIYLVRGTDVRHMGLKRMKAEVKGEAFDEGEIANVPAEPDDK; via the coding sequence ATGATCAACAAAGAAAGCCTTACCCACCACATCTCCCAGCAGTTCAACGCCGAGCTCGAGGAGGTGCGCAGCCACCTGCTGGCCATGGGCGGGCTGGTCGAGAAGCAGGTGAACGACGCCGTCACCGCGCTGATCGAGGCCGACTCGGGCCTGGCCCAGCAGGTGCGCGAAGTCGATGAACAGATCAACCAGATGGAGCGCAACATCGACGAGGAGTGCGTGCGCATCCTCGCCCGCCGCCAGCCGGCGGCCTCCGACCTGCGCCTGATCATCAGCATCTCCAAGTCGGTGATCGACCTGGAGCGCATCGGCGACGAATCGACCAAGATCGCCCGCCGCGCCATCCAGTTGTGCGAGGAAGGCGAGTCGCCGCGCGGCTACGTCGAGGTGCGCCACATCGGCGACCAGGTGCGCAACATGGTCCGCGACGCGCTGGACGCCTTCGCCCGCTTCGACGCCGACCTGGCATTGTCGGTGGCCCAGTACGACAAGACCATCGACCGCGAGTACAAGACCGCGCTGCGCGAGCTGGTCACCTACATGATGGAAGATCCACGTTCGATCTCCCGCGTGCTGAGCGTGATCTGGGCTCTGCGTTCGCTGGAGCGCATCGGCGACCACGCGCGCAACATCTCGGAGCTGGTGATCTACCTGGTGCGCGGTACCGACGTGCGCCACATGGGCCTCAAACGCATGAAAGCCGAAGTGAAAGGCGAGGCCTTCGACGAGGGTGAAATCGCTAATGTTCCGGCCGAACCGGACGATAAATAG
- a CDS encoding NAD(P)/FAD-dependent oxidoreductase: MTSPVVIIGTGLAGYNLAREFRKLDGETPLLLITADDGRSYSKPMLSTGFAKQKDADGLCMAEPGAMAEQLKAEIRTHTRISGIDPGHKRLWIGEEAVEYRDLVLAWGAQTVQVPVEGDAGELIFPINDLEDYARFRAAASGKQRVLILGAGLIGCEFANDLTLGGLQCEVVAPCEQVMPTLLHPAAAAAVQAGLEGLGVRFHLGPVLTRLQHAGEALEAHLSDGRVIACDLVVSAIGLRPRTDLAAAAGLQVNRGVVVDRQLRTSHANIFALGDCAEVEGINLLYVMPLMTCARALAQTLAGNPTTVSYGPMPVTVKTPACPLVVSPPPHGHEGTWQVEGQGADLKVLCHGADGQLLGYALTGGAVMEKLALNKQLPALMA; encoded by the coding sequence ATGACGTCCCCCGTGGTGATCATCGGTACCGGCCTGGCCGGCTACAACCTGGCGCGAGAGTTTCGCAAGCTCGACGGCGAGACGCCTCTGTTGCTGATCACCGCCGACGACGGTCGTTCCTACTCCAAGCCCATGCTCTCGACCGGCTTCGCCAAGCAGAAGGATGCCGATGGCCTGTGCATGGCCGAGCCCGGCGCCATGGCCGAGCAGCTCAAGGCCGAGATTCGCACCCACACCCGTATCAGTGGCATCGACCCGGGCCACAAGCGCCTGTGGATCGGCGAGGAAGCGGTCGAGTACCGCGACCTGGTGCTGGCCTGGGGCGCGCAAACCGTGCAGGTGCCGGTCGAAGGCGACGCTGGCGAGCTGATTTTCCCGATCAACGACCTCGAAGATTACGCGCGTTTCCGTGCTGCCGCCTCTGGCAAGCAGCGGGTGCTGATCCTGGGGGCCGGTCTGATCGGCTGCGAATTCGCCAACGACCTGACCTTGGGCGGTTTGCAGTGCGAGGTCGTCGCCCCATGTGAGCAGGTGATGCCAACTCTGCTGCACCCGGCCGCCGCCGCCGCCGTGCAGGCCGGCCTCGAAGGGCTGGGCGTGCGCTTCCACCTGGGCCCCGTGCTCACTCGCCTGCAGCATGCCGGGGAGGCACTTGAGGCGCACTTGTCCGATGGCCGCGTGATCGCCTGCGACCTGGTGGTCTCGGCGATCGGCCTACGCCCGCGTACCGATCTGGCCGCCGCCGCAGGCCTGCAGGTCAACCGTGGCGTGGTGGTCGATCGCCAGTTGCGCACTTCCCACGCCAACATCTTCGCCCTGGGCGACTGTGCCGAGGTCGAGGGCATCAACCTGCTGTATGTCATGCCGCTGATGACCTGTGCCCGCGCCCTGGCCCAAACCCTGGCCGGCAATCCGACCACGGTCAGTTATGGCCCGATGCCGGTCACCGTGAAGACCCCGGCCTGCCCCTTGGTGGTCTCGCCGCCGCCCCATGGCCACGAGGGAACCTGGCAAGTGGAAGGCCAGGGCGCTGACCTCAAGGTGCTCTGCCACGGTGCAGATGGCCAGTTGCTGGGCTACGCGCTGACCGGGGGGGCGGTGATGGAGAAACTGGCGCTGAACAAGCAGTTGCCAGCCCTGATGGCGTAA
- a CDS encoding hemolysin family protein: MDPSPGISLTSLFADFGMILFALFLVLLNGFFVAAEFAMVKLRSTRVEAIAELHGWRGSILRKVHNQLDAYLSACQLGITLASLGLGWVGEPAFAHLLEPLLAAVGVDTPELIKAISFFVAFFVISYLHIVVGELAPKSWAIRKPELLSLWTAVPLYLFYWAMYPAIYLLNASANTILRIAGQGEPGPHHEHHYSREELKLILHSSRGQDPSDQGMRVLASAVEMGELEVVDWANSREDMVSIDAHAPLKEILALVRRHKFSRYPLYDAEREAFTGLLHIKDLLLELAELEHLPETVDLDDLARPLERVSRHMPLAQLLEQFRKGGAHFVLVEEADGKVIGYLTMEDVLEVLVGDIQDEHRKTERGILAYQPGKLLVRGDTPLFKVERLLGIDLDHIEAETLAGLIYETLKRVPEEEEVLEVEGLRIIIKKMKGPKIVLAKVLKLD, translated from the coding sequence ATGGACCCTTCCCCTGGTATCAGCCTCACCTCGTTGTTCGCCGATTTCGGCATGATTCTCTTTGCCCTGTTCCTGGTACTGCTCAACGGCTTCTTCGTGGCCGCCGAGTTCGCCATGGTCAAGCTGCGCTCCACCCGGGTCGAAGCCATCGCCGAGCTGCATGGCTGGCGTGGCAGCATCCTGCGCAAGGTGCACAACCAGCTCGACGCCTATCTCTCGGCCTGCCAGTTGGGCATCACCCTGGCCTCCCTGGGCCTGGGCTGGGTCGGTGAACCCGCGTTCGCCCACCTGCTCGAACCGCTGCTGGCCGCCGTGGGCGTGGATACCCCGGAGTTGATCAAGGCGATCTCGTTCTTCGTCGCCTTCTTCGTGATCTCCTACCTGCACATCGTGGTCGGCGAACTGGCCCCCAAGTCCTGGGCGATCCGCAAGCCCGAGCTGCTGTCGCTGTGGACCGCCGTGCCGCTGTACCTGTTCTACTGGGCGATGTACCCGGCCATCTACCTGCTCAACGCCAGCGCCAACACCATCCTGCGCATCGCCGGCCAGGGTGAGCCCGGCCCGCACCACGAGCACCACTACAGCCGCGAGGAGCTCAAGCTGATCCTGCACTCCAGCCGTGGCCAGGACCCGAGCGACCAGGGCATGCGCGTGCTGGCCTCGGCCGTGGAGATGGGTGAGCTGGAAGTGGTCGACTGGGCCAACTCCCGCGAGGACATGGTCAGCATCGACGCCCATGCCCCGCTCAAGGAGATCCTGGCGCTGGTGCGCCGGCACAAGTTCAGCCGCTACCCGCTGTACGACGCCGAGCGCGAGGCGTTCACCGGCCTGCTGCACATCAAGGACCTGCTGCTGGAGCTGGCCGAGCTGGAGCACCTGCCCGAGACCGTCGACCTCGACGACCTCGCCCGCCCGCTGGAGCGCGTGTCGCGGCACATGCCGCTGGCGCAGTTGCTGGAGCAGTTCCGCAAGGGTGGCGCGCACTTCGTGCTGGTCGAGGAAGCCGACGGCAAGGTCATCGGCTACCTGACCATGGAAGACGTGCTGGAAGTGCTGGTGGGCGATATCCAGGACGAGCACCGCAAGACCGAGCGCGGCATCCTCGCCTACCAGCCGGGCAAGCTGCTGGTGCGCGGCGACACGCCGCTGTTCAAGGTCGAGCGCCTGCTGGGCATCGACCTGGACCACATCGAGGCGGAAACCCTCGCCGGGCTGATCTACGAGACCCTCAAGCGCGTGCCCGAGGAAGAGGAAGTGCTGGAAGTCGAAGGCCTGCGCATCATCATCAAGAAGATGAAAGGGCCGAAGATCGTGCTGGCCAAGGTGCTCAAGCTCGATTGA